A genomic segment from Cuculus canorus isolate bCucCan1 chromosome 18, bCucCan1.pri, whole genome shotgun sequence encodes:
- the EXOC7 gene encoding exocyst complex component 7 isoform X6, translating into MIPTEEASARRREIEGKLKQEEETLSFIKESLEKSDQLTKNMVSILSSFESRLMKLENSIIPVHKQTENLQRLQENVEKTLSCLDHVISYYHVAKDTEKIIKEGPTGRLEEYLNCMDKIQKAVEYFQDNNPDSPELNRVKSLFERGKESLESEFRSLMTRHTKPVPPILILDLISGDDEMETQEEMSLEHLPESVLHDIICISGWLVENGRNQDFMTVYFQIRSVQLDRSIKGLKDHFRKNSSSSGVPYSPAIQNKRKDTPTKKPMKRPDVNAVLIPGTIRKAQNLLKQYSQHGLDGKKGASNLIPMEGRDDVFDIEIDAYIHCISAFVKLAQSEYQLLTEVVPEHHQKKTFDSLIQESLDNLIMEGDNIVSAARKAIIRHDYSAVLTIFPILKHLKQMKPEFDQVLQGTAAGTKNKLPSLITSMETTGAKALEEFADNIKNDPDKEYNMPKDGTVHELTSNAILFLQQLLDFQETAGAMLASQVLGDTYNIPLDPRETSSSASSYSSEFSRRLLSTYICKVLGNLQLNLLSKSKVYEDPALSAIFLHNNYNYILKSLEKSELIQLVAVTQKTAERSYRELIEQQIQTYQRSWLKVTDYILERNLPVFQPGVKLKDKERQMIKERFKGFNDGLEELCKIQKAWAIPDMEQRDKIRRAQKMIVKETYGTFLNRYGNVPFTKNPEKYIKYQVDQVGEMIEKLFDTSA; encoded by the exons ATGATCCCCACCGAGGAGGCGTCGGCCCGCAGGAGGGAGATCGAGGGCAAGCTCAAGCAG gaAGAAGAAACTCTCTCGTTTATCAAAGAGAGCCTTGAGAAGAGTGACCAGCTTACAAAGAACATG GTTTCTATCCTCTCCTCCTTTGAAAGTCGTTTGATGAAGCTGGAGAACTCTATCATCCCTGTCCATAAACAGACAGAGAACCTGCAGCGCTTACAGGAGAATGTCGAGAAGACCCTGTCCTGCTTGGATCACGTCATCAGTTACTACCACGTGGCTAAGGACACAGAGAAGATCATAAAGGAAGG CCCCACTGGGAGGTTGGAGGAATACTTGAATTGCATGGACAAAATCCAGAAGGCTGTGGAATACTTCCAGGACAATAACCCAGATAGCCCAGAGCTGAACCGTGTG AAATCCCTCTTTGAAAGGGGCAAGGAGTCGCTGGAATCAGAGTTTCGCAGCTTGATGACACGACACACCAAACCAGTCCCACCTATCCTCATCCTAGACCTGATCAGTGGGGATGATGAAATGGAGACGCAGGAGGAGATGtctctggagcacctcccagagAGTGTCCTGCATGATATCATCTGCATTTCTGGCTGGCTTGTGGAAAACGGCAGAAATCAAG ATTTTATGACTGTTTACTTCCAAATCCGCTCTGTCCAGCTCGACCGCTCCATCAAGGGGCTGAAAGACCATTTCCGCAAGAACAGCTCCTCCAGTGGGGTGCCATATTCCCCTGCCATTCAGAACAAAAGGAAGGACACCCCCACCAAAAAGCCAATGAAGAGACCAG ATGTGAATGCAGTCCTCATTCCAG GCACGATCCGTAAGGCTCAGAACCTTCTGAAACAGTACTCTCAGCATGGTCTAGATGGGAAAAAGGGGGCCTCTAACCTCATTCCTATGGAAG GGAGAGATGACGTCTTTGACATTGAGATTGATGCGTACATTCACTGCATTAGTGCCTTTGTCAAACTGGCCCAGAGTGAGTACCAGCTCCTGACAGAAGTCGTCCCAGAGCACCATCAGAAGAAGACCTTTGATTCTCTCATCCAG GAGTCATTAGATAATTTGATCATGGAGGGGGATAACATTGTCTCAGCTGCCCGGAAAGCCATCATCCGTCACGACTATTCGGCTGTGCTCACGATCTTTCCCATCCTTAAGCATCTCAAGCAGATGAAGCCAGAATTTGACCAGGTCTTGCAG GGAACTGCAGCAGGCACCAAGAACAAACTGCCAAGTCTGATCACTTCCATGGAGACCACTGGTGCGAAGGCACTAGAAGAGTTTGCAGACAACATTAAG AATGATCCAGACAAGGAATATAACATGCCAAAAGATGGGACAGTTCATGAACTCACCAGCAAC GCCATCCTTTTCCTACAGCAATTGTTGGATTTTCAGGAGACGGCAGGTGCTATGCTAGCATCTCAAG TTCTTGGGGACACATACAATATTCCTTTAGATCCCAGAG AGACCAGCTCTTCAGCAAGTAGTTACAGTTCAGAATTCAGCAGGCGGCTGCTGAGCACCTACATCT GCAAAGTGCTGGGCAACTTGCAGCTCAACCTTCTTAGTAAATCCAAGGTTTATGAAGACCCAGCTTTGAGTGCCATTTTTCTGCACAACAACTACAACTACATTCTGAAATCCCTGGAAAA GTCTGAACTAATCCAGTTGGTAGCTGTGACACAGAAGACAGCTGAGAGGTCTTACCGGGAGCTCATTGAACAGCAGATCCAGACTTATCAGCGCAG tTGGTTGAAGGTGACAGATTACATCTTGGAGAGAAACCTGCCTGTCTTTCAACCAGGAGTGAAG CTCAAGGATAAGGAGAGGCAGATGATAAAGGAGCGCTTTAAG GGTTTTAATGATGGACTGGAGGAGCTCTGTAAGATCCAGAAGGCTTGGGCAATCCCAGACATGGAGCAACGGGACAAAATCCGCCGGGCACAGAAAATGATTGTGAAAGAGACCTATGGTACCTTCTTGAACAG ATATGGCAATGTGCCCTTCACCAAGAACCCCGAGAAGTACATCAAATACCAGGTGGACCAGGTGGGGGAGATGATTGAGAAGCTGTTTGACACATCAGCGTAA
- the EXOC7 gene encoding exocyst complex component 7 isoform X12, producing the protein MIPTEEASARRREIEGKLKQEEETLSFIKESLEKSDQLTKNMVSILSSFESRLMKLENSIIPVHKQTENLQRLQENVEKTLSCLDHVISYYHVAKDTEKIIKEGPTGRLEEYLNCMDKIQKAVEYFQDNNPDSPELNRVKSLFERGKESLESEFRSLMTRHTKPVPPILILDLISGDDEMETQEEMSLEHLPESVLHDIICISGWLVENGRNQDFMTVYFQIRSVQLDRSIKGLKDHFRKNSSSSGVPYSPAIQNKRKDTPTKKPMKRPVLIPGTIRKAQNLLKQYSQHGLDGKKGASNLIPMEGRDDVFDIEIDAYIHCISAFVKLAQSEYQLLTEVVPEHHQKKTFDSLIQESLDNLIMEGDNIVSAARKAIIRHDYSAVLTIFPILKHLKQMKPEFDQVLQGTAAGTKNKLPSLITSMETTGAKALEEFADNIKNDPDKEYNMPKDGTVHELTSNAILFLQQLLDFQETAGAMLASQETSSSASSYSSEFSRRLLSTYICKVLGNLQLNLLSKSKVYEDPALSAIFLHNNYNYILKSLEKSELIQLVAVTQKTAERSYRELIEQQIQTYQRSWLKVTDYILERNLPVFQPGVKLKDKERQMIKERFKGFNDGLEELCKIQKAWAIPDMEQRDKIRRAQKMIVKETYGTFLNRYGNVPFTKNPEKYIKYQVDQVGEMIEKLFDTSA; encoded by the exons ATGATCCCCACCGAGGAGGCGTCGGCCCGCAGGAGGGAGATCGAGGGCAAGCTCAAGCAG gaAGAAGAAACTCTCTCGTTTATCAAAGAGAGCCTTGAGAAGAGTGACCAGCTTACAAAGAACATG GTTTCTATCCTCTCCTCCTTTGAAAGTCGTTTGATGAAGCTGGAGAACTCTATCATCCCTGTCCATAAACAGACAGAGAACCTGCAGCGCTTACAGGAGAATGTCGAGAAGACCCTGTCCTGCTTGGATCACGTCATCAGTTACTACCACGTGGCTAAGGACACAGAGAAGATCATAAAGGAAGG CCCCACTGGGAGGTTGGAGGAATACTTGAATTGCATGGACAAAATCCAGAAGGCTGTGGAATACTTCCAGGACAATAACCCAGATAGCCCAGAGCTGAACCGTGTG AAATCCCTCTTTGAAAGGGGCAAGGAGTCGCTGGAATCAGAGTTTCGCAGCTTGATGACACGACACACCAAACCAGTCCCACCTATCCTCATCCTAGACCTGATCAGTGGGGATGATGAAATGGAGACGCAGGAGGAGATGtctctggagcacctcccagagAGTGTCCTGCATGATATCATCTGCATTTCTGGCTGGCTTGTGGAAAACGGCAGAAATCAAG ATTTTATGACTGTTTACTTCCAAATCCGCTCTGTCCAGCTCGACCGCTCCATCAAGGGGCTGAAAGACCATTTCCGCAAGAACAGCTCCTCCAGTGGGGTGCCATATTCCCCTGCCATTCAGAACAAAAGGAAGGACACCCCCACCAAAAAGCCAATGAAGAGACCAG TCCTCATTCCAG GCACGATCCGTAAGGCTCAGAACCTTCTGAAACAGTACTCTCAGCATGGTCTAGATGGGAAAAAGGGGGCCTCTAACCTCATTCCTATGGAAG GGAGAGATGACGTCTTTGACATTGAGATTGATGCGTACATTCACTGCATTAGTGCCTTTGTCAAACTGGCCCAGAGTGAGTACCAGCTCCTGACAGAAGTCGTCCCAGAGCACCATCAGAAGAAGACCTTTGATTCTCTCATCCAG GAGTCATTAGATAATTTGATCATGGAGGGGGATAACATTGTCTCAGCTGCCCGGAAAGCCATCATCCGTCACGACTATTCGGCTGTGCTCACGATCTTTCCCATCCTTAAGCATCTCAAGCAGATGAAGCCAGAATTTGACCAGGTCTTGCAG GGAACTGCAGCAGGCACCAAGAACAAACTGCCAAGTCTGATCACTTCCATGGAGACCACTGGTGCGAAGGCACTAGAAGAGTTTGCAGACAACATTAAG AATGATCCAGACAAGGAATATAACATGCCAAAAGATGGGACAGTTCATGAACTCACCAGCAAC GCCATCCTTTTCCTACAGCAATTGTTGGATTTTCAGGAGACGGCAGGTGCTATGCTAGCATCTCAAG AGACCAGCTCTTCAGCAAGTAGTTACAGTTCAGAATTCAGCAGGCGGCTGCTGAGCACCTACATCT GCAAAGTGCTGGGCAACTTGCAGCTCAACCTTCTTAGTAAATCCAAGGTTTATGAAGACCCAGCTTTGAGTGCCATTTTTCTGCACAACAACTACAACTACATTCTGAAATCCCTGGAAAA GTCTGAACTAATCCAGTTGGTAGCTGTGACACAGAAGACAGCTGAGAGGTCTTACCGGGAGCTCATTGAACAGCAGATCCAGACTTATCAGCGCAG tTGGTTGAAGGTGACAGATTACATCTTGGAGAGAAACCTGCCTGTCTTTCAACCAGGAGTGAAG CTCAAGGATAAGGAGAGGCAGATGATAAAGGAGCGCTTTAAG GGTTTTAATGATGGACTGGAGGAGCTCTGTAAGATCCAGAAGGCTTGGGCAATCCCAGACATGGAGCAACGGGACAAAATCCGCCGGGCACAGAAAATGATTGTGAAAGAGACCTATGGTACCTTCTTGAACAG ATATGGCAATGTGCCCTTCACCAAGAACCCCGAGAAGTACATCAAATACCAGGTGGACCAGGTGGGGGAGATGATTGAGAAGCTGTTTGACACATCAGCGTAA